A region of the Lycium barbarum isolate Lr01 chromosome 1, ASM1917538v2, whole genome shotgun sequence genome:
tgatgatgggagagaatagaaggtcgttctagggcttggggtgtgaaaaatgaagtgaaaaagccttaaaacgaagttttataATTGCTGCCGGACCCATTTTACACCTTATTTTACATCCCGTAAAAGTTTTACGGACCTTagatcccaccgtaaatcaattacagtgatttgggATTTCTGGACCAGTTTTACGGCCCAAATCTACAGCCTgtataatttttacggcccgtagatTCCACTGTAAATTGACAAGATACcgttttagtaaaacgggcataactttttgtacagatgtttgtttgacctccataatatacctttggaaaggtatttcacagatctacaactttcaagaaggatattttcccaaattccttacagatttttccgtatactcattttaattcAGATATGGTGCAAAcccacttgaaaacacgctccgtagggtagcttccgactttcttttgctcaaggactcttctcatgtcttgattgagTTTCAAACAgaatttatacactactcaaattgggttcattatacccccgtcttacgagtcaaatcttagcccgaatgcacgaggtgttacagttgTCTTGCTACTTCAGTAGAAGAACTTAAGAACAACAAAAAGGAGCTTTTTTGCCTTATGTATTTGCTTGAGTTGATTTTTTGAATAGTAAAACATAACTTGTGATGATGGTGTATTCGGAGGTCACACCTTAAaggtaaaataataataaaattaaccGAATCATAATGACAATAAAGAGAATCGATATGATTGGGATGATTTTAGAAAATTTAATTTTGGTTATATATTGTAAAATATCCGAAAAACTGGATGATAAATTATTTCAAAAATAATCGGACAAACAGTCCCATTGACACCCCCTAGAAGAGAGCCAAATACAGAAGAAGACCAGAGGCGGAACCAAATGGGTGGGTGGGAGTGCACGTGCAGTCTCACCCTTCGGAAAaaattacgtatatatatatatatagatgtgtgtATATACCTTGATaaattagtatatatttaattgtgcacTCTAACGAATGAAATTGTCTTTGGGGCAAGTTGGTTgcaaccagtgttttaaaaggcgagggtgtaaggcggggcgttttacgtctGTCTCaatgaggcgtaagccccgaggcacggggcataagccccatggggttttaatttttaatattttataaaatgatataattataataaatacttttaaatatgtgaaatagcgtaaaaaattgaagaaaactataaataagtgatatatatatatgctccacccccacaaaaaaactaattagaacgatctattatacgctacttacaagtacaagtgactgcttgttacttttttgagatagtagaagacaagataaataattggaaaagaatatatattaggcattctagcaataaaaaaaggtcttgacttttaaatttaatgtttcagttcctttttaaaacatttgagtaattacatgttgacttttgagaatttgggcattatattaaggacttatttaacaaatttcattttagtttgaagaagttttctgggcttacgccccgACACGCCCCACCAAAAAAAACTAGccccaaacgcccgggcgtacgccccgaattcctgggcgtacgcctttggagactttcgccccgacccatcgcccgGGACTCGCcccaaaaacgccttttaaaacactggttgcAACTGTTACTTCCTTTACATGTCACCCCGGATCGAACCCGAAtgtcacttttaattatttttttgagcctacttttaggaaaacaataagcGTTAAATGAGCTCACCCAGATTTGAACCTGCACTGTCACCACATGTTGCACAGCCTTAGCCATTGAGCTATCTCTTTCATTTGCTTCATTGTATTAAGTTTTATTTATTACacatatttgacctatatacttgtattttcgcCACAGCTACGCTATTAATAACCGATCCGATATGGTATTATCCCTCAGTCatcattaaattttttgttggAGTTTATGTCAAGATAATGATGCCCTCGCCGTCTTAAAATCCTGAGTCCGCCTCTGAAGAAGACTAGTTGCGACCACTAAATACTTTTCAATATGTAGTACTGACATAAAACTCTGGAGTCTCTTGGGCACAACTTGACAAATATAGGGTATAAAAAATATGGTTTATTGATAAAAATCCTGAATTACACTTGTACTTAGGGGTGGTGGTTCGGtttttcaaacttcggttcgattttttcggtttcggttttttgaaagtggacaccgaacaccgaaccgaattagttcggttcggtttcgattttttgattcggttttttttttttgcatgggcCTGAAATGAGATATTTTCTGCTTGTAAAATGGActttctttttaattaaaaatgagcTATTCTATTGTTTTTAAGTATATGCTTATCGATTCTATAATGCGAAGATGTAAGCTAGATCATGCAATACATAAAGAACGAAAATGTAGAAGATGGGGGAAAAGAGAAAAAGGCAGTAGAAGCTTAGGAGCAATCCAAATACCCATTTTTTGACTTACTAATTACTTGCTCCTATCTAATTATCAACAAAAACTTCTAACTTGTAGCTAATGTATCAAGTTATATTTAATTTAAGGATTATTAATTAATACACAAACAGTGTACAGTTTTAGCATTACACGTTAATTTAACTGGTTAAAATCTTATATTACTTTATTTTTTGGATTATCATAAATTTTCTATAAAAAATTACTAGTTAGTATAGGTCAATTTAACTTGAGGAtgtaaataatatatacaacATAAAGAACTCTTTCAGGTAATAAAGCCGATTCGGTAAGAAAATTTAACAGATAATTCTCTCAAATGGCCGGTAAGGGAattggatgtatatatatatatatatatatatatatatatatatatatatatatatatatatatatatataaaccgaAACCGTACCGAAACACCGAAAAATCAAAAccgaattttttttattaattcggttcggttcgatttttcggttttcggtgtttATGCCCATCCCTACTTGTACTATAGGAGAGAAAATCCTATTTCTTAGTTTCATACTTTCATTGACAGATGTAATATTTGTCATGTCAATTTTCGTTTTAATTTTGAGGTACATAGTAGGCTTAGGAAAGAGGAAGAACAACACATTATTTAGGAAATAATACATCACAAGGTGAACATTCTCTTTTCAAAATTCAGAAATATATTTCCAAAGTAAATTTTCTCACCTTTGAGTgtccaaaaaagaaagaaaaatgttCCATAACTATTGGAATTTTTTGTGTGAATATAACTCAAAATTTTAAAGGCTTTAAGTGAAATTAAGGCCACTATAGTTAGTTTTTTCATAAATAAAATATACACAGAGATCTTAAACATCATCACTCTCAAGTCTCAGCAAACCTCTTTTCATTTTCTTATGATTCATCTGTACACACATAGGAAATTTCTGGACCTGTTCATCTTTTCTTGCTAAACTGGAAGCCCAAAATCATTCATCCATTGATTTTTCTCATCTGATCGACAGTTCCAAAATTCCCCTTTAATTTCAGTTTCCTTCCCTCATTTTTTTTTCACCCAGATTTGAAGGTGGGACATATGATTCCACTGATTTATTGACCCAAATTTGTATCTTGGGTATGCTTGAATTATCTCCCTTAATCATCAACCCATATGAAGAAAACTTATTCATTGGGTTCTGGTAGTCCTAAATCTTTCCAAGCCTATCCAAGGGGTGATTTTGACTTGGAATCTGGTACAATTAAAAAATCAAGAAAGCCAAAAAGATCAAATTTTTACCCCATCAAGATGCTTAAATCATTAGGAAAAAGAATTCACAGTTATTACAAGCTTCATCCAGCTAGATTATTTATGATATCCTTGTCAATTGGGGTTACCATTCTAATTGTATTGTCTATTTCTGAAAATCGATTTCGAATGAAGGGTAATtatgtgaaatatgatatgggTGTGGATGCATATCCTTTTTCTAAGTTTAGGAATCTTGTTATGGTTGCTGGACATTCAGTTTATACAAGTAGTAGTTGTGAGAAAGTTGATAAAGAGGATTCTTGGTTTTTAGAATCTTATCAAAAGCACCCTGGTCAAGCTGCAACTTTTGTTGATCATATAAGAAAAGGGGTTGAAATTACAGCAGTTGATGATGATGCATTGCTCTTGTTTAGTGGTGGTGAGACAAGGAAAGACGCTGGGCCAAGAAGTGAAGCACAAAGTTACTGGACTGTTGCTGAATCTAAAGGGTGGTTTGGTAAGTTCTTCATATGGAGCTGAAGATGTATAATATTATCATTTTTGTGTCTAGTAAACAAAAAATAATAGAGGAAAGAAACCAACTGAAGAGTTATGATCTTGTATTCCTTTGCAAAAGTTTGATTGCTTTCTACTATTTTTGGACTTTGAAATCCTTGTATTATACTTGGTTGTTGAAATAGGCTGAGATACCTAAAGCATGTGGGATATCTAAAGTTagtttcaatttttatttttattttcatatagtcaatttgtaatatgaactaccaTCTAGCACATACCTCTCACATTTTGTGTGGCCATTAATATGTTTGAGATTGTTATATGTTATCTGTTCGAACAGGCATTTCATCTTTTCAGATAGTACCATGATAGTGCGTCTACTTGGATGAAGGTTCATCCTCCGGTTACATAGTTTAAAGACCTAAGTTGCAATTATTCGATAGTTTTCCTGAAAAAATTTCAAATGGTTCTTCCCATTTTCAAAAATAAATGTGCCTCATGCAAGTAATTTTCGGACCTTAGAAAACTTGACCAAAAGATTCACAAGTTCGTAGATCATGTCTGTTCCTATTCGACAAAGATTGGTGACAGCAACAAGAATTTGGTGATGTAACTCTATCAGAAATGGTGATCTATGGCTGCTTTTTGTTTAGTTTACTGGAGGTGGAGGCTAAAGTTAGATGCGAAATTGGGGCTATATTCATGAATTTGGCTTCCCATTTTTAATGTTGGTCCATGGCGCATCATTTTTAGGTAAAAGTGTTTCTTTTCACTGGACTTCTGATTCGTATAATCCCATCGGTGCTGAAAGGTGCTGGAGTATGCATGATGGAAAGCAATAGTCTTCTGTTAGATGAAGAGCTTGATGTTATGAGATAAACTGGATGTTCGAAATGCTTAATTTTTAACTAAGACCGCTGCCATCTTTTCCCTTTCAAAACAAGAGAACAAAAACACTGAGTGGCATATCTAAGGTTAATTTCAATTTGTAAAATGAACTACCATTTGGCACATACAGATCATAAATGTGTGGCCCTTAATATATCTGAGGTTTCGTTATATCTTATCCACTAGAACAGGCATTTCATCTTTTCAGGTATCACCATGATTGCACGTCTAGCTAGCGAAAAGGTTCATTCTCCACTTACATAGTTATAAGATCTAAGTTAACAGGCATTTCATCTTTTCAGGTATCACCATGATTGCACGTCTAGCTAGCGAAAAGGTTCATTCTCCACTTACATAGTTATAAGATCTAAGTTCAATTACCTCGTCGTTTTCTGAAAGATTTTCAGTGGATCTTCCCTTTTCAAATTACTTGTGCCTCTTCACATGATCAAAACCCTCATCAGAGTAATTTTAGGACCTTAGAAGCATGGACCGGAAGATTCACTAATCCGTAAACTATAATTTGTTCCTTCAACAAAGTTCTTAATGTTTCTCACTTCATCTTCTTTTTGTGGACTCTAATTCATTTGGAATGATGAAATCTAGTATCATACATAAATGACCCCAATTTTTCTCCGATACATGGCCATATTTACATTATTTCTATTTTCGACTTTGTATGCAGGCAAACAAGAAAGTGTAAGAGGGAGGGCACTCACCGAAGAGCATGCTAGGGACAGTTTTGAGAATCTTCTCTTTAGTGTTTGTCGGTTCAGGGAGCTTACTGGAACATATCCACATAATATAACTGTAAGCCACATTTATTACCTCTTGTACCTAAAAAACCTGAATTCCGTGTTTAAAAGATATAAAGGAATGTCCAAGATTTTTAATACTGAATTGTTTACCTGAAAGCATACTTTTGGTAACAGAGTGATGATTTCTGCAATCACATATTGACGGATAATATGCATAAAAAAAGTAAGATGAAATAGAGGCAATAGATTTAAGTAAGAAGATGCCGGGCTTTTGCTTTGCACATCTAAAACAAACATGAAGAGATTCACACTTGGTGTTTTTATATCTGATTATTCCACATAAGCGTTGTAGAAATTGATTACTCCCTTGTTTTTGGCCCAAAAAACGCACAGCAAGCAGCAATAAAGGCAGTGTACCTCCATAAGCTGTTGCTAACTTTTCTGCAAAATAAACTTACAAAACACAAGGGTCCGAGTATTGTTGTTACAGCTTTGGCAATTTGTCTTTTCAGCATGATCGCCCCAAAATAAAATTATGTGTTTTGGTAGGATCTATGGAGCTGTTTGTATTTTGTAGATCACTGTGAAAAAAAACATACTACTGTCCAGTGGAAGTCAGTAGTTAGGACATAATTTAAGAGACATGACATTTTCTTTAGCTTGTAAAGAGAAATTAAAAGTTCAAACATTGATGTGGTCGTGGAAAGGACAGATAGTCTTTTTTATATTTTCTCAAGTTTAATTAGAATTTCAGTTGCTTCCTGTCTAACAACTAAAGTATCCATTTTAGCAGCTTGGTGTTATCTGACGCACAAGTTTTGAGAAAATTTATTTCTCCCATATAATCTTTATTCCTCTTCATTATTATTCATGTTTTTGTGTGTTTTAAGTTTTGTAATGGCTACATGACTCTTCATTTATCTGTGTTCTCCAAATTAAGCACCTAACATATGGCCATGATCAGCATTTTTTTAGTTTCTGCATATATGTTCTCTCCATTTGTATTTGTCGCGGAAATGCTTAGTGAGTTCCTATGCAATAGAAGTAGTAGCTTAGCAGCAACTACACATATGATGGCCATGATCCGCAATTCTTTACTTTTTGCATGTCAGTCTCTCCATTTCTAAAATCCTATTTGTAACAGAAATGCTAAGTGAGTTCCTGTGCAAGGACAGGAGTAGCTAGGTCTTAATAAACTGTTTCAACTACTCTGCAGGTTGTAGGCTATGATTTCAAGGAGAAGCGATTTAAGCATCTGCATCGGTCTGCAATTGGATTTCCGGAAGCAAGTTTCTTTTACTCAGGGACATCATCTTCACAAACATCGAGAGAAGCAGCTTTAAAAGGAGAAGCACTGGTGAGAACACAGTTTCAAGAAGATCCCTATGGATGTAAAGGCTCTCTTCGTCGCAAGAAGCTTGGTCGTGATCCTTTTCATCGCTCAATCCCTTATCCTAATGGGTGTCCTGAAATTGAGAGTTTGTTCAGATATTGTGGAACAGCTCCATATCCAGGTTCCTTACCTTGGGCCCAATAGAATTTCATAGTTCTGGATAATTAGAAGATAGTAATTGAAAAACTGGTATCATAAAATATAGGTACCTTCTTCtattatttttccttatatacTCTCCTGTTGTTCCTTGTACTAGTTATATTAGAATAGCAAAAGGAACTAACTTGTCTGCCAAGTGTAGAGAAATAAAAGGGCTTACTGTCTGGTTTACAGGATCTTATTGAAACTCCTTGATGATTTAAATAATGATGCATGCTAGCCAGAGGCATACCCAGAATTTGAAATTTATGGATTCTGAAAGTTACTAGGTTTTCAATTAATTATTTATGCATATTTAGTGGATTTTCTAGTACAAATACAAGGGCCTAAGCAAAAGCTATTGGCTTCATCCGAACCCGCATATCCCTGCTTGCTGCCTGGTGTCACCTCTCAACTCAGGTTAAGAGGCATATTGTATTCCTTATGAGAAAGGAAAAGTCCTTCACTGCACAGAGAAGCACATATAAGATACCTCCTCTGCAAATATGCTGATTCCTGTCATTGATTTCTTTTGCTAATAGTCTTGTATTCTAGGAAACAATACTAATGTGTATACTAGAGGATCGTCGGAACCTGAATTTTTATGCTGGTATTAGTACTCTTACACCCTCATGTACTTGAACACAAGTAGTCTTTCTTAGTTGTCTTTGACAGTATTTACAATTGCAATTGTGATTTCTGTTTGATATATGGCCATAGTAAGTTCAGGGGCACTTGGAGTACTTATCACCATGGGTTCACGTGCCCCAAATTTAGGCTTTAAATTCGCCCCTGCTTATCAGTAAGTTTGAGTACATACTTCCTGTTGAGGACGCATAATTCTTGACCTTATCTTCTCTAATGAGCTCAACTCTTCTTCAAACCCTTTGCACTTGTTAGCTCTTTTAATTTGCCGCCTTAAAGTTCTGGATGATGCCTAAAAAACCAATATGAACTTTGATCTCAAGCGAAGAAAAAGAGTCATTTACAGTTACTCTTATTTATTAGTCGACGAGGTAATAATAATCTTTACACAGGATGAGTAGATGATTAGGACTACGCGTTCTTTAGATTCTGTATTAATCTCCAGGTGAAAGTTGGACTGTCGACAAGATTATAGTTATTTAACATTTTTTTACTTTTGAATTCCGATCTTTATGTATGAAGTTAGTTATACAGGGGGTTCTATTAGTAGAATCTAGTTCAGGAGGATTTGAAATCAATCAAACAGGTTCTCGAGATGTATGATTAACAAATCTTAGATTCTTTTAATCCAAATGTAGCCTTATTACTTGTTAATTTGATCCAACTCTTTTTGTGCTAATCAATCCAGTGATTCTAGAGATGGAAGTGTCAGATAATGGAAAGTTATGATTAACAGCTCTTGCAATAAACTAAatattggagttgtgtttggttatagttttgcTAAAAAAATATTTAGTTGTTTGAATATACTGAAAGTTAAAAAAAGTGAAATCAGGGTTTTATGTGTTTTTGAAATACTAAATAcaaacttcaagttgtatttgaaattttcattgtcagacgctgattttcaaataaagagaaaaaagattccgaaaaaaaaaagtgaataattttcatggccaaacgggtaaGCTACAAGTCGCTGGATCATAAATGAACCAAAGAGGGAAGAGAACGTTTCTATTTGGTTTTGGAACTGGGTTTTACAAAAAGGTAACTTTAGGTTtagaatttgaaaaaataattaaaaattattaTAGCAATATCATACCGAAATAAATTCAGGTTGCCCGGTTTTCAATTTTCAGTTTCGGTTTGTGCGGTTTGATAAATTCGGTATTACTTTTAAAAGTTTTATTTTATCAGTCAAATGTAAATGGACAATTATAGATTGTAATCGTAATTCATGAAACCAATTTTTCAAACTTGATGATTAaatcaaaaatgaaaaaaaaaaaaaaagaggacaaCTAACCAAAATGATAATGATATTTCATTCTAAAACCGGGATTTGTTCTTTGCTTGAAAAGAAAAGTAAAGAAAAAATATCTGTTAATGTTATTAGATGCCAATTGTGACGAACCATCAAATTTAAAACGAATATGTTTAtagccatttttttttcttctgtttgTAGCCATTCAACAAATTAAATTTAggaaaatcatttcctaccatgTTTAACACCTAAAAAAGCGTACAATAGCTAAAGATCAGAGTAAATTCTTTTTGAAAAATGCCAAAGAATAGGAATTTTTTGAGTTTAGGCTTATTAGTCATACACATAGAGAAtggtagggatctagtagctcaattGGTTAGCTgcttgaactttcaccttgttggtgagggttcgaatccctacattgtaatcccctccctCATTTCCCTTTCCCCtgccccctatgtaataaaaaaaaaattaaaaaaatacacACTTAGAGAATGTGTGTGTTAGGCTTATTTGTCATACACATAGagaatgtgtgtgtgtgaaagagAGAGAGTACGCTTTCACCTAAGGCGGAGCAACGAAGCATCAAACACTCGATGCATCAAGTAAAGCATTCTATTTGGAAGTCTTAGACAAGGCTGGCTCAAGCCTAGGCCACTAAAACAATTGCAttaaacataaaaaaataaataacccAAGTGGACCAAGTGAATTTTTCACTTTAAAATATATATGAATTATTCAAACTATtggcattcttttttttttttagtggcaAAAAGATGAGATTGGTTGACAATTGAAAGACAAAAAAAAGTGTGAagctattttctttttcttttttacttcaaAATAGATTTGAACTATTTAAGATGTATGAAATCATTTTTAATGTTCTATTTAATGGTGAAAATTGGAAATTGCTAGGTGATGATAAATTTTAGAAACGTTACGTTAACCTTGAATGTTTCTTAAAACATTTACGTAAATTGTGGTAAATGGTAGAGATGCTACCATATGGCTTGAACAACGACATTATAAGTAAATTTAAATAATAAAAACCATATAATTCTGATTGTATAAATACAAATCACTTATTAATGTTTGGCTTTAAATCACTAATTATAATTTTTTAGCTTCGCTTTTATATTTAAACAAGTTACAAGTTGGAATTTATTCAACCGTACCCCTGATGTAATAGCAAATTAGTATTGAATTGATTGTTTGGTCAACTACAAAACATAGTTCAATATCACTCCGTCCCAATATTATGACAATTATTATAGTTAAATATCACTCCGTCCCAATATTATGACAATTATTTTGGAATGTTCCAATGTTTAAGATATTTACAATAATACTAATATTCTATCCAAATTTCACTATGTTACAAGTTGGAATTTTTTCCAATCCCTTATGTAGTAGCAACCCTCTAAAGATAGTATTCAGTTAATCGTTTCCTCAACTACAAAATATagttaaatatacccttcatcccaatttatatgataacTAGTTTCTGCGTAGCGCATATGTGGGGCCGCACATTGAGTTTTGGCTGAGCAGCAATACTACATA
Encoded here:
- the LOC132641244 gene encoding uncharacterized protein C57A10.07 — encoded protein: MKKTYSLGSGSPKSFQAYPRGDFDLESGTIKKSRKPKRSNFYPIKMLKSLGKRIHSYYKLHPARLFMISLSIGVTILIVLSISENRFRMKGNYVKYDMGVDAYPFSKFRNLVMVAGHSVYTSSSCEKVDKEDSWFLESYQKHPGQAATFVDHIRKGVEITAVDDDALLLFSGGETRKDAGPRSEAQSYWTVAESKGWFGKQESVRGRALTEEHARDSFENLLFSVCRFRELTGTYPHNITVVGYDFKEKRFKHLHRSAIGFPEASFFYSGTSSSQTSREAALKGEALVRTQFQEDPYGCKGSLRRKKLGRDPFHRSIPYPNGCPEIESLFRYCGTAPYPGSLPWAQ